One Hermetia illucens chromosome 4, iHerIll2.2.curated.20191125, whole genome shotgun sequence DNA segment encodes these proteins:
- the LOC119653426 gene encoding CCR4-NOT transcription complex subunit 9 — MSTQPSPANLNSSTAESEKVFQWINELSNPETRETALLELSKKRETVPDLAPMLWHSFGTTAALLQEIINIYPSINPATLTAHQSNRVCNALALLQCVASHPETRTVFLQAQIPLFLYPFLHTTSKTRPFEYLRLTSLGVIGALVKTDEQEVITFLLTTEIIPLCLRIMESGSELSKTVATFILQKILLDDSGLSYICQTYERFSHVAIILGKMVIQLAKEPSTRLLKHVVRCYLRLSDNPRAREALRQCLPDQLRDATFAACLQEDKSTKHWLTLLIKNLELGSAAPTDPRQMGISPLTS, encoded by the exons GTGTTCCAATGGATAAACGAGCTCTCCAACCCCGAAACACGGGAAACAGCATTATTAGAATTAAGTAAGAAACGAGAGACAGTCCCCGATCTTGCACCCATGCTATGGCATAGCTTTGGCACGACGGCTGCGCTTCTACAAGAAATCATCAACATCTATCCATCTATAAATCCTGCCACACTAACTGCACATCAGTCCAATCGTGTATGCAATGCTCTTGCCCTCCTACAATGTGTCGCATCTCATCCAGAAACACGAACTGTCTTTTTACAAGCTCAGATTCCATTATTTTTGTATCCATTTCTACATACCACATCGAAAACGCGTCCATTTGAATATTTACGTTTGACAAGTTTAGGTGTAATTGGAGCACTTGTGAAG ACTGATGAACAAGAAGTAATTACTTTTCTCTTGACAACCGAAATCATTCCGTTGTGTCTAAGAATTATGGAATCGGGTTCAGAGTTAAGCAAAACCGTTGCAACATTCATTTTACAGAAAATTTTGCTTGATGACAGTGGCCTGTCATATATCTGCCAAACCTACGAACGCTTCTCACATGTAGCCATTATACTA GGTAAAATGGTTATACAATTAGCTAAGGAACCTTCCACAAGACTTCTTAAGCATGTAGTTCGTTGTTACTTAAGACTTTCTGATAATCCCAG ggctCGTGAGGCTTTAAGGCAATGCCTTCCAGATCAATTACGTGATGCAACGTTCGCTGCTTGCCTGCAGGAGGACAAGTCAACCAAACACTGGTTGACTCTACTCATAAAAAATCTAGAGCTGGGGTCTGCAGCGCCAACAGATCCTCGCCAAATGGGCATATCACCTTTGACCTCATAA